TGGCGACCCAGAGGTGGGAGTTGTCGACGGGGATATCGAGTCGATTGTCCTCGAACGAGTCGCGCTGCTGGCGGTCGAACAGTAGCAATCACACTCGATTTTTGAACCCCCGTGTTTCGACTGGAAAGCTGTTAGGTGTAGTGAATTCGACGGAAAAGACGGAGTATAGTTCCACCAGGATTCGAACCTGGGTCGTTGCCCCCAGAAGGCAACAGGATTGGCCACTACCCCATGGAACTTCGCGCACTCGAAGGAAGCGGGTGAGTTTACAAAACCGTGTCGGTTCGACAGTCGACTGTGTCGCCGACCCACGGCTCGATGGCACACGGCTCGACCGAATCACCATCTATTAGGTCGACAGCGAGCCACCACTCTGTATGTACATCGGACGCTTCATCGTCGTCGGCCCGGGACTCGGTGCCTACCGCGTCTCGTCGCGCTCGTTCCCGAACCGCCAGATTACCGACCGGGACGGCCTGCTAACCGTCGGTCCAACGTCCGACGCACCCGAAACCGACAACCCATACGTCGGCTACAACTGCGTGCGAACGGTCGACGGACCAGCGACTGACGGCGAGGTTGCGGTCGTCGGCAACGGCTCCCATGTCGACCCCATCGCCGAAAAGCTGGACCTCGGCTACCCGCCACGGGACGCGCTGGCGGCGAGCCTGCTCGCACTCGACTACGAGAAAGACGACTACAACACCCCCCGGATCGCCGGTGTTGTCGCCACCGACGAAGCGTATATCGGCACTGTGCGCCACGACGCGCTGCTCGTCAAACGAGTCACGGAGCCAACGCTCGTGGCGACCTACGAGGAGAACAGCCCGACAGCCCACGAACTGAAAGCGTCGGATGCCGCCGGTGCTGCGGCAGAAGTTTATAAGGCCGACTACGAACACGCGGTCTGTGCAGCCGGTGTAACGGTCGACGCCGACGGTGCGACCTACGCCATCGAGAACGGCGAGTAGCGACCAGTTTTAAAAAGGCGAGTAGCGCCAATCAGTCGACGAGATCGTCGACGACAGCTGTCCCCACGCGAACCGCGTTTTCGATGCCGAGATCGAACACGTCGGCCTCGATGCTCGTGGTTGGATCGCCGCCCGCTGGCTCCCGGTCGAAGTTGGCTGCTGCGCGGATGTTTATATACTGATCGAGCAGGCCGAACCGTTCGAGCGCCGTGGCGGTCCCGGCATCCTCCATCTCCGTGGTGACGAACCCGTCGACGCCGTAGGAGTCGCAGAGCGCGTCGACCTGTGCGGCGGTGGCCTCGCCGTGGTACACTTCGTCGCCGCAGACGGTCGTGCCGACGTCGACTTCGGGTGTTCGGCTGTCGTCGTACTGCTGGCGGATCTCGGCTGCGCGGTCGCTGTCGGCCAGCCGCACCTCGCGGGCGGCCGTTAGCGCGCGGTCGACGAGACCCTCGTCGAGCTGCCAGACGTACTCGCCGGTGAGCCACTGCATCCGCCCCGTCGTCTCGCCGATCCGGAGTTTGATGTCCCAGTCGACCACCCGGTCGGCGACGAATACCGAACCAAGGGTTCCGGCGGCGGGTCGACAACCGGCGATCCCGACGGTGAGGAGTGTTGCCTCGTCGAGCGCAACGTCGTCGCCCGCCGCAAGCGCGCTGACGGTTGTGGCCGCGGCGCTTTTGCCGATGCCGGTCGGCGCGAGAGTCAGCCCAGCGTCGGTCGCGTGGTAGATCGGGTGGTCGACGCCAGCGACGTCGAGCTCGCGGTCGAACACGTAGCGGTCGAGCCACGGCTCGACCTCGCTTGCCTCGCCGGTATACTCTGCCTCGGTGAACGCTGGAAACACCACGACAGCCGGATGGAGCGTCATAGCTGTCGTTCCGCAGTGAGAGAAAAGAGGCTGTCGACCCAGCGAAACAATCGTGAAATATTTACTCAAATATTAGTAAATTTTTTACGTAGACGCTCCAACACGACAGTATGGGCAGAGCAAAGAGCGACGCAGCGACAGTCGACAGGGCAGCGATCAACCGGGCACCCCTCTGGGAGAACCGATGAGTCTCGAAACGGTGCTTGTGACGGTTGAGGAGGCCAAGACAGCACAGCTCGACGAGCTCGTCGAGACGGCCATCGACATCGCGGGGCCAGCCGGGGCCACCGTCGTTCTGGCACGTGTCTTTTCGAGCGAAGCATACGAGGACGCCCGCGAGCGGCTCCAGTTCGACCCCAACAGCGAGGTCACACCCAGTGTGGTCGCCAAGCGAAACGTGACCATCCGAGAACTGGGCGACACGCTGGCCGACGCTGGGGTCGACTCCACGGTCGAGGCCCGCCTCAGCAACGGCGAGAGTGACGGCGACCGACTCGCCGAACTGGCCGACGAAATCGACGCCGACCTCGCTATCATCGGCGGGCGCGGACGGACCCCCGCGGGCAAGGCCGTCTTCGGGTCGACTGCACAGACGCTCATGCTGACTGGGCCCTGTCCGGTGACGTTCGTCCGGAACGAGTAGCTACCTCGGCTCGAAACGGGCTATATTTTCACCCACTCGCCTCGTTCGTCGGCGCGTTCGATCCCGTCGAGGACCGTCTGGACGTCGAGGGCGTCCTGGAACGACGGCGAGAAGTTCGACTGATCGGCGACCGCCGAGAGGAACTCGTCGTTTTCGTGGACGAAACTGTGTTCCCAGCCGATGGTGTGGCCCGGCGGCCACCAGTGGTCGACGTAGGGGTCGGTTTCGTCGGTGACGAGGACGGTTTCGTACCCCCGGTTGTCACCGGTTAGGACTTCGAGTTCGTTGAGCCGTTCTAAGGAGAACTTCAGGCTGCCCGCCGAGCCGTGGATCTCGATGGTGTGGTCGTTCTTGTGGCCGGTGGCGAACCGCGAAGCCTCGAAGCTGCCGACCGCGCCGGTTTCGAACTCGGCTTGAGCGGTGTAGGCGTCGTCGACGGTCACTGGTCGGTACTCCTCGATAGCTCCCGCGTCGTCGTACACTGGGCGTTCGTCGACAAACGTTTCGAGGTGCCCTGAGACGCGTTCGATTCCCCCTACCTGGTCGCCGACGAGGAAGCGCGCGAGGTCGACGGTGTGGGCTCCGAGATCGCCGAGCGCGCCGGAGCCGGCGAGATCGGCATCCATCCGCCAGGCCCACTCGGCCTCGGGGTCGACGAGCCAGTCTTGGAGGTACCGTCCCCGGACATGGCGGATCTCGCCGAGCTCGCCCGACTCGATCAGCCGCTTGGCGTACTGGATCGCGGGCAAAAACCGGTAGTTGAACGCACAGCCTGCCGGCACGTCGGCATCGGCCGCGGCGGCGGCCATCGCTTCGGCGGCCTCCAGCGTCGGTGCAAGTGGTTTCTCACAGAGCACCGCGGTGCCAGCTTCGAGGGCCGCAATCGAGGGCTCGGCGTGGAGGTGGTTCGGGCCGAGATTGTAGAACACGTCGACTTCCTCAATCACGTCTTCCCAGTCGGTCGCCGTGTGGGCGAAGCCGAACTGATCGGCGGCCTCGGCGAGGGCATCCTCGTTGCGACCAATGAGCGTGTGGCGTTCGATCTCGGGAGCCTCGGGGAAAAACATCGGCAGGCGAGCAAGCGCGTTCGAGTGGGCTCTGCCCATAAACCGGTAGCCGAGCATCCCGATTTTCAGTGGTTCGGACATGGATTACTCCGCCCAGTAGGCATCACCGGGTGTGGTTTCGAACATGGCCCGCGAGAGGACGTCGACGGCCTTTTCGAGGCCCTCTTTCGAGGTGGTTAGCGAGTCCTCGTGTTCGATAGAGAGTGCGCCCTCGTAGCCGACCATCCGGAGCGTCGAGACGACGTCCTTCCAGTGACCCTCGCCGTGCCCGTAGCCGATCGAGCGGAACAGCCACGAGCGATTGGCCTCGTCGGTGTAGTCGGTGGTATCGAGGACGCCCTTCTCGCGGGCCTGTGGCTCGTAGATCTTGGTGTCTTTGGCGTGGAAATGGTGGATCGCATCCTCGTCGCCAAGGAGCCGGATCGCGTCAGTGACACTGATTCCCTGCCAGTAGAGATGGGAGGGATCGAAGTTGGCACCGATACGCCCGTTTGTCAGCTCGCGGAGTTTGAGCATCCCGTGAGGTTCGTAGACCAACATATTGGGGTGCATCTCGATAGCGATGTCGACGCCCTGCTCGTCGGCGAACTCGGCGAGTTCGGTCCAGTAGTTTTCGGCAACGGTCCACTGGTAGTCGTGAGCATCAGCGTGTTCGACCGGCCACGGGGCTGTAACCCAATTTGGGACCTCGTCGTTCGGCCCGCCCGCCGGGAGGCCCGAAAAGCAGGTGACCGTATTCACGTCGAGCTGGGCGGCCAGCTCGATGGCTTCCCGAAGTTCGGTATCGGCCTCCGCAGCGCGCTCCTCGTCGGGATGCAGCGGGTTGTTGTGGGTCGCCAACGCGCTAATCGAGAGGTCGTGTTCGTCGAGCAGGTCGAGCAGTTCGGCCTGTGCCTCGGCGTTGTCGAGGGTGGCCGTCCGGTCGACGTGGTCGTCGCCGGGATAGCCGCCGACGCCGAGTTCGACGCAGTCGACGCCGATCTCGGCGAGATACTCGAAGGTCTCTTCACGGGACTGATTACCAAAGGGGACTGTTAGTACACCAAGCTCCATACACAAATCAACTACAACACCCCGAATAAATGTTTATGAAAGACTTATAGGATGTATGAAATATGTGTGTGCTGTGTATCCGTCAGCAAGGAGCCCGGTGGTCGAATAGCGTCAGTACCTCAGCAGTGGGTCTCCTTATTTAGGTGAGAGGGCTGGGACGGAGTCGGTGTTCAGCGAGACGGCCTCGCCCTGTTCGGACGACCGGTAGATGGCGTCGATGACACGCTGGACGGCGAGTCCCTCGTCGACCGTGTTGCGCTCGGGTGGGGTTCCCGCCGCGACGTGGTCGAGGAAGTAGCCTACTTCGGCTTTGTGGGTGTCGCTGTTTTGGGTCTGGATCTCGGCGTCAGTCAGATGGTCGCGTCCGGCCTTACTGCCCTCGTGAATCGTGAGTTCGTGGCTCGCGCGGTCGAACGTGGCTCCGGCTTCGGTACCCCGAAGTACGAACTCGTCGTTGGTCGGCCGGTTGACCGCCCAGGCGACATCCAGCGAGATCGTCTGGCCTGCCTCGGTCCGAATAAACGCGCTGACCGAGTCGTCGACGTCGAACCCCTCGGGGCCGATGTCTTCGCCCCACATCTCGACGTAGGCGTAATCCTCGCGGGTCCCGAACTGCGAGCGCGTCGTCCCCGAGACCTCGCTGATCGTTGGGAAATCGAGGAAGTGGAGCGCGAGATCGATGGCGTGGACGCCGATATCGATCAGCGAGCCGCCACCGGCGACCTCCTTCGAGGTGAACCACGAACCGCGGCCAGGGATGCCGCGTCGACGGACGTAGTTGGCCTCGATGTGCGAGAAGTCGCCGAACCGACCCTCGTTTTGGTACTCTTTGACTACCTCAACTGGGGCCGAAAATCGGTTGTTGAAGCCGACCATGCAGAATCCCTCGGCGGCGTGGGCCGCCTCGACGATTCGCTCGGCGCTTTCGAGGGTGTGGGCGAGCGGCTTTTCCAACAGCACGTCGCAGCCGGCTTCGAGCGCGGCGACTGCGTACTGCTCATGGAACCGGTTCGGCGTGGTGATGAGCACTGCGTCAGCGGTCTTCAGCAGCTCGGCGTCGTCTTCGTACGTCGATACATCATACTTTTCGCGGAAGTTCTTGCGGGCCTCGCCGTTGATGTCGACGCCGCCGACAAGCTCCGCTTCTTGATCTTCAAGTCGGTCCGCGTGGTGGTGTCCGATCCCACCGAGACCGACGATTCCTACCTGTACTGGTGTGTTTGTCGTCATTAGAATGTATTTACTACGGGTGTTGTTAAGATTCACGTTACCGTGATTGTCAGTGACGGTACCCAAAGTCACCTGTCGAGAGGCTCCGATCAGTCGTCGGTGCTGGGCTCGGCCTCCGATTCCGAGGCTACCGCTGGATCGGCAATTCCGTGGGAGATCGCCGTTCCCGACGCCGTATCGAAGAGGTGGACCTTACTTCGGTCCAAGACGACCTCCAGCTGTTCGTCCTCGCCGAGTGTGCTGTCGGGGTCCGTACTCATCAACAGCTGATCGTTGGCCTGTGCGGTATCCATCGAGGTTTCGGCAGCCTCGCTGAGGAGGAGGTAAATGAATATCTCGTCGCCCATCGGTTCGAGCACATCGGTCGTGACAGGCATCGCTACTGTCGGATCCGCGAGCGTGTGAGCCTTGCTCGATTCGTAGACATCCTCCGGTCGGATACCGAGTGTGATCGACGACCCTACCGTGACGCCGACAGTCGACGGGTCGAAGTCGACAGTGACGTATTCGGACTCGAAGCCGTTGTCCGTAATCGTCCCTTCGATGAAGTTCATCGACGGCGAGCCAATGAAGCCAGCAACGAACAGGTTTGCGGGTTCGTTGTAACAGACCAACGGTGGGTCGATCTGCTGGAGTTTGCCGGCGTTGATGACCGCAATCCGGTCGGACATCGTCATCGCCTCGGCCTGATCGTGGGTGACGTAGATGATCGTCGTATCCAGCTCCTTGTGGAGTCGCTGGAGTTCGGTTCGCATGTGGACACGTAGCTTGGCATCGAGGTTCGCCAGTGGCTCGTCCATCAGGAAGACGTCCGGGTTACGGACAATCGCCCGTGCGATGGCGACCCGCTGTCGCTGTCCGCCCGACATTTCCTCGGGCATCCGATCTTGCATGTTTTCGAGCTGGACGATGTCGGCAGCGCGGTCGACCCGGCGCTGAATCTCCTCGTCGTCGTATTTGCGGAGCCGGAGGCCGAAACTGATGTTGTCGAAGACGTCCATGTGAGGGAACAGCGCGATGTTCTGAAACACCATCGAGATCCCACGGTCCTTCGGCGGGAGGTTCGTGACGTCACGGCCGCTGATGCTGATCGTCCCCTCGGTTGGTTTCGTCAGTCCAGCGATGGTCTCCATCGTGGTCGACTTGCCACACCCCGAGGGACCGACAAAGGTGACGAACTCGCCGTCCTTGATGTCGAGGTTCATGTCGTCGACTGCCGTTACATCATCGTACCGCTTTGTCATGTGTTCGAGTTTAACGTTTCCCATTGGATTACTCCTTGAGTGCTCCCGCGGTGAGCCCGCTGACGATTTTTTCCTGTGCGACGACAACCAGTATGGCAACTGGTAGCACGCCGACGATACTCGCTGCGGCCATCACGTTGAACAGCACCTCGTATTGGCCCTGATACTGCAGAATCCCGTCGACGATGGGGGCCCAGTTGTCGGCGCTGCCGTCGGTCATGAGGAACGAGAAGAAGAACTCGTTGTAGACCGCGATGAACGTCAGCACGCCCGCCGTTGCGACGCCGGGGGCCGACAGTGGCATAATCACACGGAACAGCGCGCCGAGCCGTGTGGTGCCTTCGATCCGGGCGGCGTCTTCGAGCCCATCGGGGATCTGACTGTAGAACGTCGTGAGGATGAAGATCGACAGCGGCATGAAGATTGCACTGAACGGGACGACCATCGCGTACGGCGTGTTGTAGAGGCTGCCGTCGGCCAAGATTGGCCGCAAGATGTCTATGTTCGTGTTGAACAGATCGTTCAGCGGGATGAAGAACGCCGCTGGCGGGAAGAACGACACGATCAACACGAGCAGCATGAGCGGTCCCTTACCGGGGAACCGCAGTCGACCGAAGACGTAGCCCGCGAGGCTGGCGACGATGATGACGACAATCGTCGTCACCGTCGCGATCACGAAGCTGTTGAACATGTAGCGGTGGAACGGAATGATCGTAAACACCTCAAGGAAGACGCCGGGATTGGTCCCCATCGTGAGATCACCCTGCGCAAGCAGCGAGGGGTCGAAGCCAGAGGGGACAAGCCCGACGTCCTGGAGATTACGACGTGGCGTCAGTGCCACCATGAACAGCCAGTAGAACGGGAACAGCGTTGTGACGAGGAAGAAGATCGTCGCTGTGTAGAACAACGCTTTGTACGTCCGCTTTGGGTTTTTGATCGTTTTCGCGGCCCAAGCTTCGAACAGCCCGCGGTCGATCTCCGGTTCCTCGCTGTCGTCGTCGTTGGTGTAGACCTTTTGTCCGTCTGTTTGTTCGAGAGACATTACATGAACCCTCCTTCTGAGTCACGGAATTTCGCGAGGTAGACGGCGATGAAGACGCCGATTAGCGCTGCGGTGAGGAAGGCAACTGCAGCGGCCGTCCCGTAGATCCGGGTGCCGCCGAACAGGCCATCGATCACCAGACAGGTCATCGATGGGACGGTCGAACAGCTCGCCGTCGACTCGATGATGCCGTAGACGCGCATGGCGTCCATCGTCCGGAACAGCATGGCGACGATCAGTGCTGGCATCACGATTGGCAGGGTAATCAGCTTGAATCGCTGCCACGGGGTCGCCCCCGAGACTTTGGCCACGTCGTAGAGGCTGCGGTCGACGCTCTGGAGCCCTGCGAGGATCAACAGCGCCATGAACGCCGAGGTTTTCCAGATGTCGGCGACGAGCACGATGATGAACGAATCACGGCTCGATGCCAGTGGGTTGTCGCCGAACAGGCCGATCGACTGCATGATCTCGCTGCCGAAGCCGACGGTCGGCTGGAACATGAGGAAGAACAGCATCCCCTGAATGACGATTGGAATCGCCCACGGGAGGATGATGGCGACACGGACCCAGCGGCGGCCCTCGAACTCTTGGTTGAGGACCATCGCCTGACCGAAGCCGATGATTGTTTCGAACAGGACGCTCAGTATTGCAAACGCGAGCGTGACGAACAGTGCTTGCCTGAAAAACGGGGTCCCGAGTTCGAGAAACGGGAAGTCGGATGTGAGTGCAACGTCGATTACCTGTCGGCTGAGTCGCGTATCCCCAGTGAAGACGTCGATGTAGTTTTCCAGCCCGACGAACCCGCCGAGTGGCTCTGCACCACGGGTTTCGTCGGCCAGCAACGACATCCGTAACGTCGACAAGAGGGGATAGAACGCGACCAATGCCAACAGGAGGAAGCCGGGAATCAACAGCAGGTAGGCGTAGGCGGCCTCACTGAGGTTTTCCATCCAGGTAAGGAAACCACTGAAAACGCCACCGCTGTCGGCCCCGGTCTCGGCCGGTGAGTTGGTGTGGTCGGTTGCCATGCTAATAAGGAATTGTGAGTTGGTGGGTGGTTATCTGGTGTCGCTCTCTTCGAGTTCGGTTGCGAGGGTGCTCATTGCCTCCTCGGGCGTCTTCGTCTGGGTGTAGGCGTCGTGGACCTCCTGGTAGACCAGTGCCGACTGGTTCGGCCACAGGTCGGTCACGGGGCGTGGCACGGCCGTATCGGCCACGTACTGCAGCGTGTCGACGTAGCGGCCGATTGGGCCGACATCGTCTTCGGTAACGCCGTCGAGAACGCCCGGAATCGGCGGGAGGTTGCCGGCGGTCTCGAAGACCGTCAGCATGACCTCGTCGGAGGTCCACGCTTCGAGGACCTGTACTGCGTCTTCGGTCTTCTGTGAGTTGGGGTTCATCGTCAGATGCCAGCCACCGAGGGCTGCGCGGCTGCCACCGAGGCCGTCGTACTTCGATTCGCTTTCGGGGACACCGTACGGAAGCGGCATCACGTCGAAGTCGGTTCCGAAGGCTTCGACGTTGTTGGTGATCGCGTATGGCCAGTTGCGGTGGAACGCCGCGTTGCCGGAGGTAAACGGTCCGCGAGCGTCCTCTTCGGTCCACTGGACGATCGAGCTCGGAGCGATCTGTTCGTACCCCTCTGCGGCCTCCGGATCATCGCTGCCGTACATGAACGCACGCATCATGCGAATCGTCTCGATGACTGGTTCTTCCTCGACAGTTACGGGTCGCTCGCCAACCGGGCCGAAGAGGTTGTCGACGCCACCGAAGTACGCACCGCCGAAACTCGACATCGTCTCGTTGAACGTACAACAGGCCAGTCCCTCGTAGGCGGCTGCCTGCGTCGTAAAGCCGTACTCAACGCCGCTTTGATCCCGAACATCAGCGGCAACCTGCGAGAACTCCTGCCAAGACATTGGCGTGGTCGCCCAGTTGTTACCATCCGGGTTGTAGCCCGCGGCTTCGGCGAGGTCTTTCCGGTAGTGCATAACCGGGTAATCCGGGAAGATCGGCACGCCGTAGAGGTCTCCGGACATAGGGCTTTCGGCGGTCGCAACCGATGCCGAAAGGTAGTCGTTGCGGATGCGGTCGAGCACGTCGCTCGACAGCTGCTCTTCGAGATTTACGAGCTGCTCGCGCACGATGAACGGAATCGTCCACCCGCTGTCCATCATGAACAGGTCCGGCGACGACCGGCCAGCGTTGAGCGCCGAGCTGTAGGTCTGTCGACGGCTGTCGGTCTGGAAGTCTTCCTGAACGATCTCGACTTCGATGTCGGTGTCGAGACCAGAGTTTCGAAGTGCGCTGATGATCTCGTCGGACGCGTCGGCCATCACCGAGTCAGCCGAGACGACGACGGCGTCGCTGCCGCCGTTGCCGCCGGTGCAGCCAGCCAAACTAGTCGAGATTCCTGCCGCACTTGCTGCCTGTACGAATCGTCGACGGGAGACACCAGCGTTTGCCAGACCGTTTTCGTTTGAGTATTCCTTACCCATAGGAAAGAATATGATGGTTATTATTATATATAACTATGGGATCGGGTACAACAGGTGTAGTTAACAAATAGTGACCACATAGTTCACGATAAAAACCGCCGACAGCGAAGGGGCACGACGCTGTCGACAGCCGTCAAATCGGGCCGAACAACCCGTGATAAGTATTACTCAGCAGTAATGAACATTCGATTCAGGCAGCTCAGAACGAAGGCCACGGGGCGTGACCTCGAGGCGGTTCACGGTTGCTTTTCGGCCCGTTCAACCGTGATCTGTATTGCTTCGATCTCTTCGATCATCGCGCCCCAGCCGCCGACCGTGTACGTGCCATCATCCGTTTCGAGGGTGAATGAGGCTTCCCCTGCGAGGTGGGACAACGATGTTAGATACGTTTCGTCTTGGGTTTGCCCAGCGTAGGTGACATCAGTAACGGTTCCACGAAGCGAAATTTCGTGGCCGGTCACAGTCTCGATACCGTTGACAGAGACATCGATCTGCATGCCGTCTTCAAACAACGGGACGATTGTTCGCAGACAGTGGCGAATATCGACATACGAGATGGGAAGCTCCTCGTTGCGTGCCGAATAGATACTCTCGTAGCCCTCCCAGAGGTTCGTCAAAAAGTACCAGTAAAACACGTACGTATGTGTCATATCGTTGACTATCACGCCGTACTCGTTGGTCGACCGTCCGTGTGGCGAAAAGCAGGTCCACGACCGGTCGATCAATGCAATAAACGGCGACGGTGCCGACCGGGTTCGGACTTCGGTCGCGGTCCGCGAGAAGGAGTCGGTCGATGGAAGCTCCATCTCTCGGTCGAGCGAGGGGACGAGACACACCTTCACGTCGGCACCACGGTCGAGCGCACACTCGAGGGCATCCTCCAGTTCGTAATACTGGTCGATTGTGAGACCCACGTTGACCTGTGTCTCGGCGTTGCGAATCAACTGCTCGGCCTGTGCCAACACCGTATCGAGTCGCTTGACAATGCTTACTCGGTGTTCGTCGATATCCGGCCGGTCCCACCGGTCTTCGATCTCTTCGGCCGCCGTCTCGAAGCGGTTGGCTCGTTGCCGGAGATCAGCAAGCACGTCGGCTGGGTCGTGGGCCCGAGCGTGTAAGCTGTCCTGTTGATAGGTCTCGATATACTCCGCCTCTTCGAGCCCACGGAGTACATCGTAAATTCTCGCATCAGGGACGGAACTGGCCTTGGCGATTTGAGTCGCTGATGCCGATCCGAGACCGAGCAACGTCACGAAGGCGTCGGCCTGATACGGTGACAACCCGGCATCCTCCAGCGTCTCGATAAGCTCCTCACCGTTCATACCGCACCGTTAGGGCTCGCATCCGTCGAATAATCAATCATCTATGTGATCGTAATACAGCCATTACAAAAATGTTGCCTTCAGCGTACTGTCCGCGTTTTAATTCCAGATGGTCGACAGTACGTGATTTCGGATGGTCGACAGTACGTGATTCCGGATGGTCGACAGTCTAGGTCCGGATTCGACCGTGACTCTGACTA
This sequence is a window from Halohasta litchfieldiae. Protein-coding genes within it:
- a CDS encoding IMP cyclohydrolase; this translates as MYIGRFIVVGPGLGAYRVSSRSFPNRQITDRDGLLTVGPTSDAPETDNPYVGYNCVRTVDGPATDGEVAVVGNGSHVDPIAEKLDLGYPPRDALAASLLALDYEKDDYNTPRIAGVVATDEAYIGTVRHDALLVKRVTEPTLVATYEENSPTAHELKASDAAGAAAEVYKADYEHAVCAAGVTVDADGATYAIENGE
- a CDS encoding nucleoside phosphorylase-I family protein gives rise to the protein MTLHPAVVVFPAFTEAEYTGEASEVEPWLDRYVFDRELDVAGVDHPIYHATDAGLTLAPTGIGKSAAATTVSALAAGDDVALDEATLLTVGIAGCRPAAGTLGSVFVADRVVDWDIKLRIGETTGRMQWLTGEYVWQLDEGLVDRALTAAREVRLADSDRAAEIRQQYDDSRTPEVDVGTTVCGDEVYHGEATAAQVDALCDSYGVDGFVTTEMEDAGTATALERFGLLDQYINIRAAANFDREPAGGDPTTSIEADVFDLGIENAVRVGTAVVDDLVD
- a CDS encoding universal stress protein, producing the protein MSLETVLVTVEEAKTAQLDELVETAIDIAGPAGATVVLARVFSSEAYEDARERLQFDPNSEVTPSVVAKRNVTIRELGDTLADAGVDSTVEARLSNGESDGDRLAELADEIDADLAIIGGRGRTPAGKAVFGSTAQTLMLTGPCPVTFVRNE
- a CDS encoding Gfo/Idh/MocA family protein, translating into MSEPLKIGMLGYRFMGRAHSNALARLPMFFPEAPEIERHTLIGRNEDALAEAADQFGFAHTATDWEDVIEEVDVFYNLGPNHLHAEPSIAALEAGTAVLCEKPLAPTLEAAEAMAAAAADADVPAGCAFNYRFLPAIQYAKRLIESGELGEIRHVRGRYLQDWLVDPEAEWAWRMDADLAGSGALGDLGAHTVDLARFLVGDQVGGIERVSGHLETFVDERPVYDDAGAIEEYRPVTVDDAYTAQAEFETGAVGSFEASRFATGHKNDHTIEIHGSAGSLKFSLERLNELEVLTGDNRGYETVLVTDETDPYVDHWWPPGHTIGWEHSFVHENDEFLSAVADQSNFSPSFQDALDVQTVLDGIERADERGEWVKI
- a CDS encoding sugar phosphate isomerase/epimerase family protein, giving the protein MELGVLTVPFGNQSREETFEYLAEIGVDCVELGVGGYPGDDHVDRTATLDNAEAQAELLDLLDEHDLSISALATHNNPLHPDEERAAEADTELREAIELAAQLDVNTVTCFSGLPAGGPNDEVPNWVTAPWPVEHADAHDYQWTVAENYWTELAEFADEQGVDIAIEMHPNMLVYEPHGMLKLRELTNGRIGANFDPSHLYWQGISVTDAIRLLGDEDAIHHFHAKDTKIYEPQAREKGVLDTTDYTDEANRSWLFRSIGYGHGEGHWKDVVSTLRMVGYEGALSIEHEDSLTTSKEGLEKAVDVLSRAMFETTPGDAYWAE
- a CDS encoding Gfo/Idh/MocA family protein — translated: MNLNNTRSKYILMTTNTPVQVGIVGLGGIGHHHADRLEDQEAELVGGVDINGEARKNFREKYDVSTYEDDAELLKTADAVLITTPNRFHEQYAVAALEAGCDVLLEKPLAHTLESAERIVEAAHAAEGFCMVGFNNRFSAPVEVVKEYQNEGRFGDFSHIEANYVRRRGIPGRGSWFTSKEVAGGGSLIDIGVHAIDLALHFLDFPTISEVSGTTRSQFGTREDYAYVEMWGEDIGPEGFDVDDSVSAFIRTEAGQTISLDVAWAVNRPTNDEFVLRGTEAGATFDRASHELTIHEGSKAGRDHLTDAEIQTQNSDTHKAEVGYFLDHVAAGTPPERNTVDEGLAVQRVIDAIYRSSEQGEAVSLNTDSVPALSPK
- a CDS encoding ABC transporter ATP-binding protein, whose protein sequence is MGNVKLEHMTKRYDDVTAVDDMNLDIKDGEFVTFVGPSGCGKSTTMETIAGLTKPTEGTISISGRDVTNLPPKDRGISMVFQNIALFPHMDVFDNISFGLRLRKYDDEEIQRRVDRAADIVQLENMQDRMPEEMSGGQRQRVAIARAIVRNPDVFLMDEPLANLDAKLRVHMRTELQRLHKELDTTIIYVTHDQAEAMTMSDRIAVINAGKLQQIDPPLVCYNEPANLFVAGFIGSPSMNFIEGTITDNGFESEYVTVDFDPSTVGVTVGSSITLGIRPEDVYESSKAHTLADPTVAMPVTTDVLEPMGDEIFIYLLLSEAAETSMDTAQANDQLLMSTDPDSTLGEDEQLEVVLDRSKVHLFDTASGTAISHGIADPAVASESEAEPSTDD
- a CDS encoding carbohydrate ABC transporter permease; this encodes MSLEQTDGQKVYTNDDDSEEPEIDRGLFEAWAAKTIKNPKRTYKALFYTATIFFLVTTLFPFYWLFMVALTPRRNLQDVGLVPSGFDPSLLAQGDLTMGTNPGVFLEVFTIIPFHRYMFNSFVIATVTTIVVIIVASLAGYVFGRLRFPGKGPLMLLVLIVSFFPPAAFFIPLNDLFNTNIDILRPILADGSLYNTPYAMVVPFSAIFMPLSIFILTTFYSQIPDGLEDAARIEGTTRLGALFRVIMPLSAPGVATAGVLTFIAVYNEFFFSFLMTDGSADNWAPIVDGILQYQGQYEVLFNVMAAASIVGVLPVAILVVVAQEKIVSGLTAGALKE
- a CDS encoding carbohydrate ABC transporter permease → MATDHTNSPAETGADSGGVFSGFLTWMENLSEAAYAYLLLIPGFLLLALVAFYPLLSTLRMSLLADETRGAEPLGGFVGLENYIDVFTGDTRLSRQVIDVALTSDFPFLELGTPFFRQALFVTLAFAILSVLFETIIGFGQAMVLNQEFEGRRWVRVAIILPWAIPIVIQGMLFFLMFQPTVGFGSEIMQSIGLFGDNPLASSRDSFIIVLVADIWKTSAFMALLILAGLQSVDRSLYDVAKVSGATPWQRFKLITLPIVMPALIVAMLFRTMDAMRVYGIIESTASCSTVPSMTCLVIDGLFGGTRIYGTAAAVAFLTAALIGVFIAVYLAKFRDSEGGFM
- a CDS encoding extracellular solute-binding protein produces the protein MGKEYSNENGLANAGVSRRRFVQAASAAGISTSLAGCTGGNGGSDAVVVSADSVMADASDEIISALRNSGLDTDIEVEIVQEDFQTDSRRQTYSSALNAGRSSPDLFMMDSGWTIPFIVREQLVNLEEQLSSDVLDRIRNDYLSASVATAESPMSGDLYGVPIFPDYPVMHYRKDLAEAAGYNPDGNNWATTPMSWQEFSQVAADVRDQSGVEYGFTTQAAAYEGLACCTFNETMSSFGGAYFGGVDNLFGPVGERPVTVEEEPVIETIRMMRAFMYGSDDPEAAEGYEQIAPSSIVQWTEEDARGPFTSGNAAFHRNWPYAITNNVEAFGTDFDVMPLPYGVPESESKYDGLGGSRAALGGWHLTMNPNSQKTEDAVQVLEAWTSDEVMLTVFETAGNLPPIPGVLDGVTEDDVGPIGRYVDTLQYVADTAVPRPVTDLWPNQSALVYQEVHDAYTQTKTPEEAMSTLATELEESDTR